TGCAAAGTCTTTGTAATGTATCACTTTCAGATCAAATAGGCGTGCATGACTTCAATTTGAAAGAACGTGGAattaaaagaaatcagaataaattGCAGAAGGACACTTAAGTCACAGTTGATGAAAGTTCAAGggtgttttaaaagcattagTTGTTTTTGAAGATGCATCTTTGGGGTATTTAGCTCCACTATTTATTTCCTCactagaaagaaaacaagaccAAATTAACATCCAACTGATTCCTATTAAAAACATCATCCTTGAGTAGGAGTTAAGTAATAGcaaaaatactttggaaataCAATTTTGATGTCATTCTTGAAGTTATATACTCTTAAAAACTCAAATACTGGGGTTCTGCTATGACCAAGTCAAACTGTGGCTGCTTGATTTCCAGAGCAATCGGGTAACCTTGAAGATGGATGTTTCACATACAGAACATTCTCATGTGATAGGTAAAGGTGgcaataatattaaaaaagtgATGGAGGAAACGGGATGCCATATCCATTTTCCAGACTCAAATAGGAACAAtcaagcagagaaaagcaaccAAGTAAGTGTTGTTTAATACTGAGCTCGTTTGTGTTGTAATTCCTGAgagtataaaatatttctaaacttCTCTCATCAATatgggttttttggggatggTGTGTTTGTATTCAGGGAaaaagatttttggtttttacaCTGTGTGGAAAGTACAGAGCTTCCTAAGTGaacaaatctttaaaaacagatgGAAACAATTTGTGATGGCTCATgaatcattttaatttttttaagctaaaaTTACTTTGCACATACAGAAGTCAGCAACTTAGTGTGAATGGTGGAGAAATGGTAtgaaaaaatctgcttttgtaattttttttttcctgttcaacACAATGACTTATTCAGCATattgattgatttttttggtgctttttgcTTATGGTGTAACTTTGTTGAAGACTAAACTTAGCAAATAGCCAGCAGAAATGAATGTCCTATTGTAAGAGTTCAAATTCATTAGAATAAATCATTGAGCCTAAGTTGTTCATCTTTTCTAGTGCTAATATTGGTGGAATGTTTACTTTCAAGTCTCTCATCCTTGTACTTAGAATTTCCACTTGTGCATCCTAATGGCTGCTGAGCAAGATGCAGTAATTtcaaaacattcaaaaaaaTCTACTGTTGTCTGACTATTAGCATTGAGCACATCTATACAGTAGTAATGCCATTATTTAACCTAAACCACTATATTTTTTGAtgtatccttttttttctagttGCTTAAATATATATAACCTAAGatgctgaaacatttttttaatattggcTACAGTTCTCAGCTAGTGTTTGGAGAACAATTAGGATGTCAGCGAGTGTGAAAtgggttgatttttttcttagatttttttttttttttgttttgttttaaggaaaCCCCAGCTATCTGAATAACTTCTCCATGCCTCACTTGAAAATATGATCCAATGTTTTTCACATTCTTGCTCTTTCAGGTGTCTATTGCAGGACAGCCAGCTGGAGTGGAGTCTGCAAGAGTCAGAATTCGGGTAATGCTCTAGCTCAGTGTAGTGTACCCCTAAAAACACCTGCCAGGGGAAAAATGTATAGTTTTGACAACTCTAGTTTTGAGAACCCCTGTCTGCCTCTGTCTGGTGACAGCAGAAGTGTAAGAACAAATGTGAGAATCCATATGAGAAATATGCCAAGGATATTATAACAGTGATTCACATTCTGGCTGAATTTTTAATTGGCCCAAAGTGGGTCTTGAACACGAAGTCTACACTCTAAGCAAGATGTAAATTAATTCCATACTGTGTAGAAAATTATGTCTTAACTTACCTACCACAGATGGCCTGTGGAAGCTCAGGCATCCTGTGTGAATCTAAAACTTGGGAAAGGCAGTTTCTCCTTCTCACATTTTAACCATTTTCATGTATAATTTGTGTAAATAATTCAGTGTCATTCTCCACTTGTAGCTATTTTCTATCTTTTCCTTATAGCTTCAAGTCTTATGTGTATTTTGGCATGGGtaatgaaaaatcaaataaattacCAGAAGCTTACAGCAATCTTTGAGCCAGATGTGTCACACAACCTTTTTCCACATGCTCCCGCtattttggagagaaaaaaaaaatcaaccaaacaaaattcaaaaaagCCTCtgcataaaaaagaaaactgttctAGTATTCCTGGAAAAAAGAGGTGTCTTTTTCCAAGTGACAGTATATTTTTATCCATGAACTCTGGACAGAGGATGTGTTTTATCACTTAAATCATCACTGACCAGTGCATCATGACTGAGGAATAAAATTGTTGTAGTTTGAGTATGGATCTGGTTTTCAATATCTGTTCTTCATCACTGTTGTAGGAGCTGCTTCCATTGGTACTCATGTTTGAATTGCCTATTGCTGGAATTCTCCAACCCATCCCAGATCCTAATTCTCCAACCATTCAGCACGTGTGCCAGACGTACAACATTGCAGTTTCCTTCAAGCAACGCTCTCGAATGTATGGTGCTACAGTCATTGTCAGAGGGTCACAAAACAACACTAGTGCTGTGAAGGTAATCTCTGCTCCTAAGAAGGTTTCTGAATGTcacatatttataatttatatgtCGAAGATGCTATATCTTGCATCATCAGCACACGCTATGGTACAATTACTGCAAACCCTAAGGGtctgaattttttcctgtaCTTAACTTATACAGGTGAAGTGTAAAAATGCATAGAAAATAGTTTTAAGTTCAGGATTTAGCATCGTTGGTGGTAAGGTTTTCATCTAGTGTTCACCTCCTGCACGCTTGCTCAGGTTTTCAGCAATTCTGGTATTACTTGCAGGTCTTACCCATCTTTTCATTGAAAAACAAtgcaaacaaaaaccacaaaatacaCCTCCCATCTCAAATTGTTCATGCTGAGCTCTTCTCAACACGCACACAAATATATAATGTTGAAAGCTGCCCTGTCAGTCAATAAAACTGAATCCAGTGCCTGGGGGTGTGAATTTGACAGCCAAGgcaaggagctgccaggagcctgtTGATCttaataaagtaaaaaagtGTTCTTGGTAGGAACTGGCAGTAGGAGAGATTGATACAGTCCCAGATGGGTGGATCTCAAGCCAGTAAGAACATCTGAGCCCAACATCAAGAGGAAAGTTTTGCAAGTGTACCTATCCAGATAAATCTCTGTTGACTTTCTGACTGCCTTTGTGGCCACAAAAAGTCTGTTGGGACCAATCCATGTGGCATTGTCTTACTGCCTGTTACAGAGTGGCAATTAAATGCTGCATTTGGCCATAAAATGGGAGTAGTGGGCAGAATTTCGTTACCTTTAACAAATCAATCATGGTTTCAAACCCAACAGCGTTTTCTTATCTTGCCCGTGGAATGCACCACAAGAAAGAAAGCAGTCTGAGTTGTCCTTTTGTGTGCCTGTGAGCCCTGTTCCACTGGTttctcccatttccccccagGAAGGAACAGCCATGCTCTTGGAACACCTGGCTGGGAGCCTGGCCTCTGCAATCCCTGTGAGCACGCAGCTGGACATCGCAGCGCAGCATCATCTCTTTATGATGGGCCGCAACGGCAGCAACATCAAACATATCATGCAGAGGACTGGTGCTCAGATCCACTTCCCTGACCCCAGTAACCCACAGAAGAAATCCACTGTCTACCTCCAGGGCACAATTGAGTCTGTCTGTCTTGCCAGGCAATATCTCATGGTAAATACTTTTAGTGAAGCTTGTGTGAAAAAATTGCCAGATCATAGAAAATATGCTTGCTCTGCATATGTTTACAGGTCACATGTAAATTAGCCTTAGAGAGGAATGAATGCTATTACACTGCAAACAGCTGACTCATCTTTTGTCAGGGTTTTGTCAGTGTTTGTAgttattgaaaatatttgtaatctCTGGTAACATGACTTGAAAAATAACGTTTTTAATATAAATCAGACataagtaatttaaatttacaACAATATGCCTCTGAATAGAGGcagttttctgaaatattctgtgGGTGTTGGGTGATGggttgtattttattttgccaaCCTGTCTTTTCTATGTTTGTCAGGTAATTAGGTTTCTTTTGAGGGAAATGTCAGAAATTTCTTAGTTTCCATGTTGGCAAGTGTTCAATGAAATTGGGAAACCATAGGAAATAATTACTTGTTTTGATATCTTACATTCTTTATAGTGCCACAGTTACAATTCTATAAGGCCTTTTATAAACATAGCTCTGGTGATGTATATCATTATTTGTGGCGATTTTTGTTATATTGGTCTTTAAACTTCACAACAGCCTTTAGCTATATGTACACATTTTTCATATATGTGAATATTGAGGGACAAATTTTGTGAGGACTGGACCATTcagtttttgggggttttactCTAAAGCTTTAGTGTTTCAAGTGTGTTACAGATGTTATTCATATCAGTAGGAAATATCTACATAGCTGATCTAGAATGGGGAAGAGAAAGGTACAAGTTAAGACTTAGGCAATGGTGAAttagagatttttttacaagtatttttccttatttcaaaCAGTTTAATGGGAGACTTTTAGTATGGGCATCCTGCCATCCTTTCTTGACAAGACTGTACTGATTGGAATGTCAAATATTCAGTGAATCATTTCACCCTTGTGCTACCAAACTCTGTTCAGAGTCCTGGGACAGGAAGATACTCCTGTATTCTTGCATACAAGGAAATGGCTTTCCCTAAAATGTAATCCTTGCTATTTTTTCTGAACTTACAGAAATTTCCTTACATCATGGTGTATAAACATTACAATGTTTGTAGTTCAGTTTATTGCTACCATTTTTATGGGAAAATGTCCAGTTACAAGTGCTAGGAATTTTTTGTGCCTTCCTTTTCAGGGTTGCCTTCCCCTTGTGCTCATGTTTGATATGAAGGAAGAAATTGAAGTAGAACCACAGTTTATAACACAGCTAATGGAGCAGTTAGATGTCTTCATAAGCATTAAGCCTAAGCCAAAACAACCAAGCAAGGTTTGTGCAAAgctaatattttccttttagacTTTCATGACAAAGTTTTAGAGCTGATGAGTTGATGTGTGCTCTTTCCCCCCAGTTTAACAGATCATAAACTTTTGAAAGccatatttattttctacttgAAATACCAATTTAAACAATCCAGCAGTTCTGCTTTAGGGTGATTTGACTTTCATTAAATGCttaataataaagaaattagCTTCTGTATAGAATACATTGATAAAGTAGGAGGGGTTTATTGTAAAATATTAGGCCAGTGTAAATAGGGGACTCTGTGTTGTGTAAAATGCCAAAGCAGgccaaagttttaaaattttaaatgatcATTCCATTGTGTCAAAATTTTAAATGATCATTCCATTCTGTGAGCTTCCGTGTGTAGGGATATATTTAATCAATACAAAGAAACATCCTGTAGAAAATGTACAAGAAGCAATTGGGTTTTGTAATTGAATTTTCCAGAAACTTATTACCTTATTCTCAGACAGCTATGAATTTAATGGGTAAATTTAAATGAACAATTGGGGTTTTGTCCACTTCAAGGTGGACAAAAAGTAAAAGGTAAAAGAGAAGATATTAATTATTGATTCAGTTATCTAGCTCTTGAGGTGCTTAACATTTGGTCTATCAAGTAGCACCAAGGTACTAtagtaattaattttcttagaGAGGTGTTCCATCATTCTCATTGCAAATCCTTATGAAATCCCTAGTCTTGCTTTCCTGAACTTCACACCCCTGAATTTAAATAGTTGCTAATGGATGTTagctcctgctgtgtcacaCTGCTGTGGTTGTGGTAACCGTGCAATAGTATGAGGAAGAATTATCTGTGTTGCAGATCTGTGTTATGGAGCAGTGTTACTCActggttttccattttttgttgttgttttctttccctgcagtCTGTGATTGTAAAAAGTGTTGAACGAAATGCCTTAAATATGTACGAGGCACGGAAATGTCTCTTGGGACTTGAAAGTAGCGGAGTCACCGTAGTATCAAATCCCTCTACCGTCTCCTGCCCTGTTGGTCTGTCTTGTCCTGGTTTGGATATTTTGTCCTCAGCAGGACTAGGACTCACTGGGCTTGGTATGCAttcattatatttatattttctttaatatagttttgttttaaacttaaTTCAATTCTACTAGAAAAAATTATCAGAGGTGTGTTTTGTGTAAGAATTGTGTTAAAGCATCGGAGAATTAAAGCAGCCTCTAGCCTCTCAAGGGCTTGTTGTAAATTTTCTCCAAGGCTTTTGTAATCAGGTgtagaaaaaaatctctggaagTGTGCAAACCACTCAGCTgaaagggagggaaatacaGGTGAGGCGGGGCGTGGCTTTTACAGCTGCTTTGGCCGTGTGATGTCCCACGCTGTCCTGGTAACATAGCAAACACCACGTTTCAGGTCAGTATCTCACTGTAATTGAGGGGTCCACGTGCTTCTAGTTTAGACCTTACCAATAGGAAATATAGGACAAAAATTAGTAAACATCTTAATTTTATAGCTCATATTTCAGACTGAAATTagggtttttattttgacaCTGCCAATACCTTTGTATCAGAAATGTATGGATAGAAAAACCAAGTAGTCCCAGAAGAATCGAGTGACAAATCTTGACACAGGTCCTAGAAACGGAGTTCTCATATAGCCAGCACTGTCCCTTGTGACCTGCCATGCAGGAGTGCTGTGTAGTTCCATCTTACATGCTTCCCTCTGGTCACACAGGAGAAAGTGTTTCTGCCATTTGACTGTGATTTTTAATGCTGCTTCTGTGACTATTCTTGTCATGCTGCACTTTGCAGGTTTGGGGCTTTACCTTTACAATGTGTAATGCTGAACTGCTTTGTGAATGCTTTTGCACGAAGAGCTGGTTTGGGGGAAGGTTTTGGAAGTAATCAATGGATTTGGGGGATTATTTGCAGCCTGTATTGAAGGTACAAAAAGAAATTGATAGTTGTTAGTGTCCAAGTAGTGGTTGATTCACACAGGAGCTTCTGAGCAGAAGGTCATTGTGTGAAATGAAAGTGAGGTGGTGCAGTAcagttgctttattttctgtgatgCTGCTTTGAAACAAACTatcagaagcagcagaggggatacagagggatgctggggctgggaagcagccagTTCAGACTCTGTTATGACAGGAGTTAGGGTCCAGTAGAAGGACATAAAAGATGTTCCAATTCTTCTTGGATATATGATGCCCAGTTTAAGAACAAGAATTCTTAATGTGCTCTTAATGTGCACCAAATGAGCAGCAGGTTTAATGTTAAAATTGGTTTGTGAAATACAGGCTGGTGCAAATTACTGGGGGAttgtttgtttctcttcaaTTGGTACTTGTGTGAAAAATGCTTTCCTGTACATCTAAACTAAATATTCATCTTGCATAATTTTTTGCAGGCCTTTTAGGTCCAACAGCCCTGTCAGTCAACACCTCAACTACTCCAAACTCTCTGTTGAATGCCCTTAATAGCTCTGTGAGCCCTCTGCAGAGTCCAAGTTCAGGCACGCCCAGTCCCACACTGTGGGCAACATCTCTCACTAACACAAACACCACAGGTCAGTGGAAGTTTAATGGGAATTAAATGAACTGTGCAACACCAAGTCATTAGAATTGCAGCTGACAAGTCaagattaattaattatttggaACCTTAATTCCAACACTTACCTTAACATGGATGAATAAATATGCAAATTTAAGGTTATAACCTAATATGCTGTCACAGCCAGTGTTTTCATCTGTTTTATGTAGAAAGCAAAGTTAACCTACCCAAATAAAGCATTATGGTTTTGGCATGCAATTCTAATGGAAACTTTTTAGTAAAGTATCATAGCTACATAAAAATTGAGGTAAAACAGTGTAATGCCTGAAGAAGTTAAATGAGACACTTAATCAGAACATAACCAAACTTTATTACAGGTTTTTCTGCTATTCCACACCTAATGATACCATCTACTGCCCAAGCAACCTTAACTAGTATTCTGCTGTCTGGAGTGCCTAATTATGGTCAAAACACTCCATCTCCACCACCAGGCTTGACTCCTGTTGAAGTCCACGTTAATGGCATGCAATCAGAAAGTAAAAAAGGTTCACCTTCTTTAAATGGTCACGTGAAGGTAAGTGATACTACACTGGAGAATATGATTTCTTTGTCCTAGACCTCTACtaagaaaagctgaaagagaaaactAGCTGTATTAGTAGATTTATAAAACTaagtttaaaaatgcacaaCAGTGTTTTGAATATGACTTAAAGATTGAGAAATAGAACATTCAAGCATACTGTTCTGCTGTACCAGGAATGAATTTCTCATTCTCCTGCACATATAGAAAGGGGAAATTGTTTCAATATTTCCTTAAACATAAAAATCACTTCAGTGATTTGTGACAATCTTTTCAGGCCTCAAATATTAAGTATGCTGCACTGTCTGCCACATCGCTGGGAGAAAACGTGTTGAGCACAAACCACAGTGATGGGGTAAGGCAAACAAGTGCTCACGGTGCCTCAGAACAAGTGGCTGCCAAGGCAAATAGTGAAGAAGGTGAGTTTTTGACACTGCATTCCTTTGTCTGGTAGTGTTTGTACAGTCTGTGTACAGTTCATGATACAAAAATGTAACAATATTCTCTCTGAATTTGTTTTGCAACCATGtttaaggaaaatattgctGGATGTCCCAGAGTCATTGTCAAGGAAAGTAAATAGAGCCTGTAGTAACTGAGCTGTTGATAGAAACACCTTAAATCAACATAAATGTACTTGCAACATTTTACTACTTCTCTTCCCTAGGAGTAGAGGGAGATAACCTATGAggattttagtattttttacaGCACCTCAACTAAACTCTGCTGGTTTAAATTATGtcttaatttttgctttttaacaaaAGGACATAATGTTACTGAGAATGTTTTTTGCAGAAAATTGTGTAGCTCTAACCTAGATGACACTGGGAAAcaattttgtgtgttttgcagcagcatttcagttaTGCTGCCCTTTAGAAGCTAAGGTACTTAACTGTCCCCATCATTCTTGGAGGGGGGAAAGCCAGCTCCACTTCAACTTGAGCAAATATCTGTAAAGGCCTTGTTTCCCTTGTCAATACTGATCAAGGAGATCATCTCTTAGTTGGGGTTGTGGTCATTTGAAATGCTGATTTGAATAAAAGGTATATTGTCAATTTAGGGtgataaatatttctaaaaacatgTTCTGAAGATATTTGAACATGAAGTGGAGGGAGCTCTTATTCCAGCAGAAGTTACCTGAGCTCCTGGCAAAGTCTATTAAAACTGGGtataaaatcaaatttcttcAGAATACTTAGTCACTTTGAATTGTCAGCCTTCACATTTGTTATTAATGAAtattacttaaaataaatattttaagaaagaaaatacttagtGTGACTACTGTCTATGTGAATACTGACAACTTTTTTGGGCATTTGAACTTGCGAATCTTGACTGCTTAACCTTGACCTGAATACAGTCCTgtaaggaggaagaggaggtttTCCCCCATAGTTCATTCCCCCAGAGAGCTCCCTGGAACACAGCAGGGTGGTTGTTGAAGTCTCCTTTCTTGGCCTGGTAGGTTGCAATGATGCTTTTGTGGAGGTGGGCATGCCTCGGAGTCCGTCGCACTCAGCCAACACCAGTGACCTGAAGCAGATGATGAGCTCTGCCAAGCAGGCCTGTGCCAAGAGACAAACGGTGGAATTACTGCAAGGCACCAAAAACTCCCACTTACAGTAAGCTGAGTTTATAAACACAGATTGGGGGAACTTCCAcaacataaaattatttcacacGTTTTTGTACACAGAAGAGGTGATTCAGTCATAAGATACTCAAAGAACTGATTTAATTTGGCCTTGATTTTCCATCACTTTAGGGGTTTGTATAGCCTCCTGTTTATCTGGTAACTGCAGACTTTGAATGCTTTTTGTTATCCTGTTTGACTTGGGGTTCAAAAATGTCTTTCCTCTTCCACTAAAGAATGGAGGATCCTCGTCAGAGCAACTTTCATTACCTGTTTCTAAAGTATGGGCTTTTGCTTCTTTATTGATTGCTTAGAGAATTATTTCtgacagctttttccttttgtaccTGAGGCTGTTTTCTTCTTAGGAAAGCTGTGTTCAGGGCATAGCAGCATGTTCTCAGACACTTGTCTCAGTGCTGATTTTGGTTGGGTTGGCTCTTTAATGACCCAGCAGTGGGAAAGGCTTGTTTGAGTCATAATACATCTTGGCaacacaggttttttttcttaatgcagTGTTTTTGTCCAGTGTACTCATGTTCTCACTGTTTGTTTGGGAA
The nucleotide sequence above comes from Molothrus ater isolate BHLD 08-10-18 breed brown headed cowbird chromosome 8, BPBGC_Mater_1.1, whole genome shotgun sequence. Encoded proteins:
- the BICC1 gene encoding protein bicaudal C homolog 1 isoform X2, yielding MSVLDTKSNRVTLKMDVSHTEHSHVIGKGGNNIKKVMEETGCHIHFPDSNRNNQAEKSNQVSIAGQPAGVESARVRIRELLPLVLMFELPIAGILQPIPDPNSPTIQHVCQTYNIAVSFKQRSRMYGATVIVRGSQNNTSAVKEGTAMLLEHLAGSLASAIPVSTQLDIAAQHHLFMMGRNGSNIKHIMQRTGAQIHFPDPSNPQKKSTVYLQGTIESVCLARQYLMGCLPLVLMFDMKEEIEVEPQFITQLMEQLDVFISIKPKPKQPSKSVIVKSVERNALNMYEARKCLLGLESSGVTVVSNPSTVSCPVGLSCPGLDILSSAGLGLTGLGLLGPTALSVNTSTTPNSLLNALNSSVSPLQSPSSGTPSPTLWATSLTNTNTTGFSAIPHLMIPSTAQATLTSILLSGVPNYGQNTPSPPPGLTPVEVHVNGMQSESKKGSPSLNGHVKASNIKYAALSATSLGENVLSTNHSDGVRQTSAHGASEQVAAKANSEEGCNDAFVEVGMPRSPSHSANTSDLKQMMSSAKQACAKRQTVELLQGTKNSHLHTTDRLLAEAELGAPEGPVADKKAPGSERAAERAAAAQQNSERARLAPQPSFVNMQAFDYEQKKLLATKAMLKKPVVTEVRTPTNTWSGLGFSKSMPAETIKELRRANHVSYKPSMTTTYEGSSMSLSRSSSREHLGSGSESDNWRDRNGLGPTAHDFVSSIGSPKRKQNKSAEHYLSSSNYMDCISSLTGSNGCSLNSLFKGSDLPELFSKLGLGKYTDVFQQQEIDLQTFLTLTDQDLKELGITTFGARRKMLLAISELNKNRRKLFDPSNIRASFLEGGASGRLPRQYHSDIASVSGRW
- the BICC1 gene encoding protein bicaudal C homolog 1 isoform X1, yielding MAAQCDPLSGYLPQPLSDPGSNSERSADSPAPGSEEDSAGPPRPLHSPEWGEERFRVDRKKLEAMLQAAAEGKGKSGEDFFQKIMEETNTQIAWPSKLKIGAKSKKDPHIKVSGKKENVKEAKEKIMSVLDTKSNRVTLKMDVSHTEHSHVIGKGGNNIKKVMEETGCHIHFPDSNRNNQAEKSNQVSIAGQPAGVESARVRIRELLPLVLMFELPIAGILQPIPDPNSPTIQHVCQTYNIAVSFKQRSRMYGATVIVRGSQNNTSAVKEGTAMLLEHLAGSLASAIPVSTQLDIAAQHHLFMMGRNGSNIKHIMQRTGAQIHFPDPSNPQKKSTVYLQGTIESVCLARQYLMGCLPLVLMFDMKEEIEVEPQFITQLMEQLDVFISIKPKPKQPSKSVIVKSVERNALNMYEARKCLLGLESSGVTVVSNPSTVSCPVGLSCPGLDILSSAGLGLTGLGLLGPTALSVNTSTTPNSLLNALNSSVSPLQSPSSGTPSPTLWATSLTNTNTTGFSAIPHLMIPSTAQATLTSILLSGVPNYGQNTPSPPPGLTPVEVHVNGMQSESKKGSPSLNGHVKASNIKYAALSATSLGENVLSTNHSDGVRQTSAHGASEQVAAKANSEEGCNDAFVEVGMPRSPSHSANTSDLKQMMSSAKQACAKRQTVELLQGTKNSHLHTTDRLLAEAELGAPEGPVADKKAPGSERAAERAAAAQQNSERARLAPQPSFVNMQAFDYEQKKLLATKAMLKKPVVTEVRTPTNTWSGLGFSKSMPAETIKELRRANHVSYKPSMTTTYEGSSMSLSRSSSREHLGSGSESDNWRDRNGLGPTAHDFVSSIGSPKRKQNKSAEHYLSSSNYMDCISSLTGSNGCSLNSLFKGSDLPELFSKLGLGKYTDVFQQQEIDLQTFLTLTDQDLKELGITTFGARRKMLLAISELNKNRRKLFDPSNIRASFLEGGASGRLPRQYHSDIASVSGRW